A single genomic interval of Plantibacter sp. Leaf314 harbors:
- the murI gene encoding glutamate racemase, producing MNDAPIGIFDSGVGGLTVARAVSDQLPAESVIYIGDTAHSPYGPKPIADVRRYSLEVLDTLVDQGVKMLVIACNTASAAMLRDARERYSVPVVEVIQPAVRTAVRSTRNGRIGVIGTEGTINSRAYQDLFEVNPELTVFGQACPRFVEFVEAGVTTGPDLLEAAEEYLAPLRHAGVDTVVLGCTHYPFLKGAISYVMGPQVSLVSSDTETANDVYRVLVTRDLLRDSGEPPVHRYEATGSSADDFIALANRLMGREISTVSLVQTGVIDLPSHQFEEHIHE from the coding sequence GTGAACGACGCACCCATCGGCATCTTCGACTCAGGCGTCGGCGGACTCACGGTGGCGAGAGCGGTCAGCGACCAGCTCCCGGCCGAATCCGTGATCTACATCGGCGACACCGCCCATTCGCCCTACGGGCCGAAACCCATCGCCGACGTCCGACGGTATTCGCTCGAGGTGCTCGACACCCTCGTCGACCAGGGCGTCAAGATGCTCGTCATCGCGTGCAACACCGCGTCGGCGGCGATGCTGCGCGACGCCCGCGAACGGTACTCGGTCCCGGTGGTCGAGGTCATCCAGCCGGCGGTCCGAACCGCGGTGCGCAGCACCCGTAACGGCCGCATCGGGGTCATCGGAACCGAGGGCACCATCAACTCGCGCGCCTATCAGGACCTGTTCGAGGTCAACCCCGAGCTGACGGTGTTCGGGCAGGCCTGCCCGCGGTTCGTGGAGTTCGTCGAGGCGGGTGTCACGACCGGTCCGGACCTCCTGGAGGCCGCGGAGGAGTACCTCGCGCCGCTCCGGCATGCCGGGGTCGACACGGTCGTGCTGGGCTGCACCCATTACCCCTTCCTGAAGGGTGCGATCAGTTACGTGATGGGCCCGCAGGTGTCCCTCGTCTCGAGCGACACGGAGACCGCGAACGACGTGTATCGGGTCCTCGTCACCCGCGACCTGCTCCGCGACAGCGGCGAACCGCCCGTCCACCGGTACGAGGCGACGGGGAGCAGCGCCGACGACTTCATCGCCCTCGCCAACCGCCTGATGGGCCGGGAGATCTCGACGGTCTCGCTCGTCCAGACCGGCGTCATCGACCTTCCATCCCACCAGTTCGAGGAGCACATCCATGAGTGA
- the rph gene encoding ribonuclease PH: MSDIQRADGRTNDQLRPITIERGWSEQAEGSALISFGRTKVLCTASFTNGVPRWLNGKGRGWVTAEYSMLPRSTNERMDREAVKGRIGGRTHEISRLIGRSLRAVIDTKALGENTIVIDCDVLQADGGTRTAAITGAYVALADAIEWARGKKFISQKATPLTDSVSAVSVGIIDGVPMLDLAYVEDVRAETDMNVVVTGGGSFVEVQGTAEGAPFDRRELDSLLDLAVGGAASLKAIQFEALGR; this comes from the coding sequence ATGAGTGACATCCAGCGCGCCGACGGCCGCACCAACGACCAGCTGCGTCCCATCACCATCGAGCGGGGCTGGAGCGAGCAGGCCGAGGGTTCGGCGCTCATCAGTTTCGGGCGGACCAAGGTGCTGTGCACCGCGTCGTTCACGAACGGGGTGCCCCGGTGGCTGAACGGCAAGGGTCGGGGCTGGGTCACCGCCGAGTACTCCATGCTGCCGCGATCCACCAACGAGCGGATGGACCGTGAGGCGGTCAAGGGACGCATCGGAGGCCGGACCCATGAGATCTCCCGGCTCATCGGCCGCAGCCTCCGTGCCGTGATCGACACGAAGGCGCTCGGCGAGAACACGATCGTGATCGACTGTGACGTCCTGCAGGCCGACGGTGGCACGCGGACCGCCGCGATCACGGGCGCTTACGTGGCCCTCGCCGACGCCATCGAATGGGCGCGCGGGAAGAAGTTCATCTCGCAGAAGGCCACACCACTCACGGACAGCGTCTCCGCCGTCTCGGTCGGGATCATCGACGGTGTCCCGATGCTCGACCTCGCCTATGTCGAGGACGTGCGCGCCGAGACCGACATGAACGTCGTGGTGACCGGAGGGGGCTCGTTCGTCGAGGTGCAAGGGACGGCCGAGGGGGCACCGTTCGACCGCCGGGAGCTCGACTCGTTGCTCGATCTGGCCGTCGGTGGTGCGGCGTCGCTCAAGGCGATCCAGTTCGAGGCCCTCGGACGCTGA
- a CDS encoding non-canonical purine NTP pyrophosphatase — translation MSVEIVLATHNQHKVEEFQRLVSRDVPGITVLGYDGPEPVEDGTSFSENALIKARVAAAHTGSIALADDSGIGVDILGGAPGIFSARWAGSHHDSSANLALLLDQLRDVRAEHRSAWFACHLALVVPAGIPGTDPFEHVAVGTWRGALATEPIGTNGFGYDPAFIPSGDHRTAAQLTPVEKNESSHRAIAFRELVPVLRGLLPAPAAAN, via the coding sequence ATGTCCGTCGAGATCGTCCTCGCGACGCACAACCAGCACAAGGTCGAGGAGTTCCAGCGGCTGGTGAGCCGCGATGTGCCGGGCATCACGGTCCTCGGCTACGACGGCCCTGAGCCCGTCGAGGACGGCACGTCGTTCAGCGAGAACGCGTTGATCAAGGCCCGCGTGGCCGCCGCCCACACCGGCTCGATCGCCCTCGCGGACGACTCGGGGATCGGTGTCGACATCCTGGGTGGCGCGCCCGGCATCTTCTCGGCGCGTTGGGCGGGCTCGCACCACGACTCGTCGGCGAACCTCGCGCTCCTGCTCGATCAACTGCGCGACGTGCGTGCGGAGCACCGTTCGGCATGGTTCGCCTGCCACCTCGCGCTCGTCGTGCCCGCGGGGATCCCGGGGACGGACCCCTTCGAGCATGTGGCGGTCGGAACCTGGCGCGGGGCGCTCGCCACGGAGCCGATCGGCACGAACGGCTTCGGCTATGATCCGGCCTTCATCCCCAGCGGCGACCACCGTACCGCGGCCCAACTGACACCGGTGGAGAAGAACGAGTCGAGTCACCGGGCGATCGCCTTCCGCGAACTGGTCCCGGTGTTGCGGGGGCTCCTGCCCGCGCCGGCGGCCGCCAACTGA
- a CDS encoding nicotinate phosphoribosyltransferase, translating into MHESSALLTDRYELTMLDAALHRGTADRECLFELFARRLSGGRRYGVVAGTGRFLELLKRFRFGEAELEWLREEGVVSTAALDWLADYRFSGSVWGYREGEVFFPGSPILVVEGTFAEAVILETLALSVFNYDSAVATAAARMTSAAGTRPLAEMGSRRTGERSAIAAARAAYIAGFSATSNLEAGRSWGIPTMGTAAHSFTLLHDSEEDAFRAQIDTMGAGTTLLVDTYDIEAAVRLGVRLAGPELGAVRIDSGDLPIVVDQVRRLLDELGATTTRITVTNDLDEHAVAALAASPVDSYGVGTSVVTGSGSPAMGMVYKLVSHRDDQGDWISVAKKSAEKATVGGRKTAARAYDRNGVAREERIYLGDGPAGQHEGAADAGSERPLMVPLVVGGLVDEQYLGAAGTRQAREHRERSVAELPPRAVSLTRGDPVLPTVYLEG; encoded by the coding sequence GTGCACGAGTCCTCAGCTCTCCTCACCGACCGTTACGAACTCACGATGCTGGACGCCGCCCTCCACCGCGGCACCGCCGATCGGGAGTGCCTCTTCGAGCTGTTCGCCCGCAGGCTCTCAGGCGGACGACGCTACGGGGTGGTCGCCGGTACCGGCCGGTTCCTCGAACTGCTCAAGCGGTTCCGGTTCGGCGAGGCGGAACTGGAGTGGCTGCGCGAGGAAGGCGTGGTCAGCACGGCGGCACTCGACTGGCTCGCCGACTACCGCTTCTCCGGTTCGGTCTGGGGGTACCGGGAAGGCGAGGTGTTCTTCCCCGGTTCGCCGATCCTCGTCGTGGAGGGTACCTTCGCGGAGGCCGTCATCCTCGAGACCCTCGCGCTCAGCGTCTTCAACTACGACAGCGCGGTCGCCACCGCGGCCGCACGCATGACCTCGGCCGCCGGTACACGCCCCCTCGCCGAGATGGGCTCGCGCCGGACCGGTGAGCGGTCGGCGATCGCTGCCGCCAGGGCCGCCTACATCGCGGGCTTCAGCGCCACGTCCAACCTCGAAGCCGGCCGCAGTTGGGGTATCCCGACGATGGGTACCGCCGCACACTCCTTCACCCTCCTGCACGACTCCGAGGAGGACGCGTTCCGGGCACAGATCGACACGATGGGCGCGGGGACGACGCTGCTCGTCGACACCTATGACATCGAAGCGGCGGTGCGGCTCGGCGTGCGCCTCGCAGGGCCCGAGCTCGGCGCGGTCCGCATCGACTCCGGCGACCTGCCGATCGTCGTCGACCAGGTGCGGCGACTGCTCGACGAGCTCGGCGCCACCACGACCCGCATCACGGTCACGAACGACCTCGACGAGCATGCCGTCGCCGCCTTGGCCGCCTCGCCCGTCGACTCCTACGGCGTCGGGACGTCCGTCGTCACCGGATCCGGCTCGCCGGCGATGGGGATGGTCTACAAGCTCGTGTCCCACCGCGACGACCAGGGCGACTGGATCAGCGTCGCCAAGAAGTCCGCTGAGAAGGCGACCGTCGGCGGCCGCAAGACCGCGGCACGCGCCTACGACCGCAACGGCGTCGCTCGGGAGGAGCGCATCTACCTCGGCGACGGGCCGGCCGGTCAGCACGAGGGGGCGGCCGACGCCGGTTCGGAACGCCCGCTCATGGTCCCGCTCGTGGTCGGCGGTCTCGTCGACGAGCAGTACCTCGGTGCCGCGGGAACGCGGCAGGCGAGGGAGCACCGTGAGCGTTCGGTCGCGGAACTGCCGCCGCGCGCCGTCAGCCTGACGCGCGGAGACCCGGTGCTTCCGACCGTCTACCTCGAGGGCTGA
- a CDS encoding cation diffusion facilitator family transporter: MGHDHTHAGSATNRSRLVAAIAIIATILVVELVGAWASGSLSLLADAGHMLSDLTGLVIALVATIVAARPATDRQTFGYQRAEVFGALINALILIAVAVSVLLEGIARLVEPSSGEVQSLPMLVVAVIGLVANLGALWILRGGRDSSINMRGAYLEVLGDLLGSIAVIIAAVVILLTGFAQADAIASLAIAAMIVPRAWALLRDVVHVLSESAPSDTDVQEIRDHLIGTDGVVAVHDVHVWQITSGQPVFSAHVVVEQRVFALGGTGELLDRLGSCLHDHFDVEHSTFQLEPEEHASHEESHHR; the protein is encoded by the coding sequence ATGGGTCACGATCACACGCACGCCGGCAGCGCCACCAACCGTTCGCGACTAGTGGCGGCGATCGCCATCATCGCGACCATCCTGGTCGTCGAGCTGGTCGGCGCGTGGGCGAGCGGTTCGCTGTCGTTGCTCGCGGACGCCGGGCACATGTTGTCGGATCTGACCGGGCTCGTCATCGCGCTCGTGGCGACGATCGTCGCTGCCCGACCGGCCACCGACCGCCAGACGTTCGGGTATCAGCGGGCCGAGGTGTTCGGGGCCCTGATCAACGCGTTGATCCTGATCGCCGTGGCCGTGTCGGTGCTCCTCGAAGGGATCGCCCGGCTCGTCGAGCCCTCGTCGGGCGAGGTCCAGAGCCTGCCGATGCTGGTCGTCGCGGTCATCGGCCTCGTCGCGAACCTCGGGGCGCTCTGGATCCTCAGGGGAGGCCGTGACTCCTCGATCAACATGCGCGGCGCGTACCTCGAGGTCCTCGGCGACCTCCTGGGGTCGATCGCCGTCATCATCGCCGCGGTCGTCATCCTGCTGACGGGGTTCGCCCAGGCGGACGCCATCGCGTCGCTCGCGATCGCCGCGATGATCGTGCCGCGCGCCTGGGCGTTGCTCCGCGACGTGGTCCACGTCCTCAGCGAGTCCGCGCCCTCCGACACCGACGTGCAGGAGATCAGGGACCACCTGATCGGGACGGACGGGGTCGTCGCCGTGCACGACGTCCACGTCTGGCAGATCACCTCCGGGCAGCCGGTGTTCTCCGCACACGTCGTCGTCGAGCAGCGGGTGTTCGCGCTCGGCGGGACGGGGGAGCTGCTCGACCGTCTGGGCTCGTGTCTTCACGACCACTTCGACGTGGAGCATTCCACGTTCCAGCTGGAGCCTGAGGAGCACGCCTCACACGAGGAGTCCCACCACCGCTGA
- a CDS encoding DUF3039 domain-containing protein yields the protein MSTIDPGGTPDGGSTAIMDRELEELIESENIEPGDHERFSHYVKKEKILESALSGKPVKALCGKKWTPGRDPEKFPICPSCKEIYERLLRD from the coding sequence ATGAGCACGATCGACCCCGGCGGGACACCGGACGGGGGGAGCACCGCGATCATGGATCGCGAGCTCGAGGAGCTCATCGAGAGCGAGAACATCGAACCCGGCGATCATGAGCGCTTCTCGCACTACGTGAAGAAGGAGAAGATCCTCGAGTCGGCGCTCAGCGGGAAGCCGGTGAAGGCGTTGTGCGGCAAGAAGTGGACGCCGGGACGCGACCCGGAGAAGTTCCCGATCTGCCCGTCGTGCAAGGAGATCTACGAGCGGCTCCTGCGCGACTGA